tccccccagctctccctgggGTGCTGCTCCCCCCCGTCCCCGggatctctccccccagctctccctggggtgctgctcccccccgcccccgggatctctcccagcagctctccctggggtgctgctccccccccccgtccccgggATCTCTCCCAGCAGCTCTCCCTGgggtgctgctcccccccccccgtccccgggATCTCTCCCCCAAGCTCTCCCTAGGGTACTGCTCCCCCCCCGTCCCCGggatctctccccccagctctccctggggtgctgctccccccccgcccccgggatctctccccccagctctccctggggtgctgctcccccccgcccccgggatctctccccccagctctccctggggtgctgctccccccccgcccccgggatctctccccccagctctccctggggtgctgctcccccccgcccccgggatctctccccccagctctccctggggtgctgctccccccccgcccccgggatctctccccccagctctccctggggtgctgctcccccccgcccccgggatctctccccccagctctccctggggtgctgctcccccccgcccccgggatctctccccccagctctccctggggtgctgctccccccccgcccccgggatctctccccccagctctccctggggtgctgctcccccccgcccccgagatCTCTCCCCGCAGCTCTCCCTGGGTGCCTCTCCCGCCCCGGGGTCCCTCGGGGGGGCGCGGCCCGCCGCACTCACTCGGGGGTGTTGATCCAGATGATGTCCAGGTGGCAGTAGTACACGCACTCCTTGTCCTTGTAGGTGTAGCAAGTGCAGCGCTTGGCTCTGCGGCGTGGCGCTCCCGGGCCATCCGCCTTCCCTCCACGGCCGGTCCCGGCCTCGCCGCCGGCCAGCAGCCCCCCTGCGGCGGCCCGGCCCGGGCTCTCCGCACCCACCCGCTCTCGGGGCGCGGGAGACCGCGGGCCCCGGCCGCTCTCGGAGAGGGGCCGCGGGCGAGGCACGGGCAGCGAGAACCctgcagggtggggagagaagaaaggCTGACCCGCGGGGCAGCAGCcgcttggcggggggggggcttccCTCGGCTCTGaatcccccccggcccccccagcgAGGGGCTTGTCCTGTCCACTAGCGCCCCCCCGTCACTGGATTTCTTGTGCGGGGTGGCTGAGTTTGAATCCTGGCGGGCGGCAGGTCCGGAGCCAGCCCCCCGGGAGCACGGCAGGAGCAGCGTGCCAGGGGCCCCGGCTGGTGAGCGGGGATTCACGTTCCTGCTCCGGGTTCGGTTCGGTTCGATTATCAGGCCAGAGTCAGGACGCGGAGGGCCCCGTGGTCAGAAGAGTTGCGTCTCGTTCGTGCAGCGTTCGTTTATATTCTCTTGTCTCCGTTAAACTCCATCCTAAACTACCGATTTGGGTTCCTACTTACTGACCACGCACCAGGCgctgcagcgcccccccccccgcctccctcctgCAACTTTGTGTGCCAGAGCGGGCGACCACCCAAGAAACCCCCCTTTTACCTGCGCTCGAGGTCACCGTAAGTCCAAAGAGTAACCAGAATCCCAGCTCCATTCAATCCGAATGGCCAAACGTGTCAACGGCCGGCAAAGGTGGCGTGGGAGGGGGGGGTGACTTTGTTCCAGGAGAAACCGCTTCAGGTTGGAGGCAGGGGAAATCCTAGGTCTCGAGGCAAACGCTGCTTCCAGCAATTAGTTCCCACACGGAGGTGTGATCGGTGCTTCTGGCTTgttggggtttttctttttttcccccgtGCAGAATTAGTCCTGAAGGGGAGAGTGTTGTGAAAGGAAGAAAGGGTCCATTGCTGCGCTTttcccacacacgcacacacccccagTCCGATTAGAAAGCGGAGCTGCTGTTTTAAAACTGCAGTTGCCTCCCACAAGCCGACAGCTGACTGCTCAGTGTATATGGATGGTGAGGGTTGCGATCACTTACCCCCTCGTGGTTTCCCATGGCTTGCAGCCTTGCACAGgtagagagagggaggaggcgCAAGCTGCTGCCTGAACGCCCTCCCGGATGTTCTGAACTTGCTATGTGGCTCTTAATCCATCGCTCTCACCAGAGCTGGCCCTGTTGCGTTTGGTATCGGCTCAGAGAGGTCGGCTGGTTTTTGTGGTCAGAGCGCTAGATTGTGACTCAGATTTGTGctcagttttttttttgtttctgccactgacttcctgtgtgaccgtgggcaagttaTTTAGGCACCAGATCCACCAAGCACTTAGTCTCCTAAATCTTGGATTTAAACAGCTAAATCCAGTCCCATGTGATCCATAAAACTCCCTCTGCCTTCTGCAGGCACCTCAACTCACTCAGTGGCTAAATTTTCAGGGTAAAAATTCCCTGGGTGCCTATTTTTCTGCCTCAGCATAAGAactgctgcctcactccaggcatccagatgcctatctCCTCGACTTGTGCCAGAATGATTCACGAAAGGCAGGAAGACAGGCATTCATCTGTCTAAACTGCGTGCAGCCCCCAATCTGGTAGGCGTGGGCTGTCTGCCTCACCGGGTACCAGCCAAAATCcagctggaggaagaggaggtggtgcttgcctcccttataacttttaggtCTGGCaaaggtctcccacatccctggtaagtgctctaaccactgggctaaagggtCTAAAGTGAACACCTCCTCTGCAATCACTTTTGGTATGGAGCAAGGTAGCTGCCTAACTCATTCCTGTAAGAAACACCTAGCCACCTGATTCCAGCCATCAGTGCATTCCCTAAGCCCTCTTtcatgggggatgggaggggggaacCCTACAGACAATTATGCTCAATTTCTGGTATTTCATAAGTGCACTTTTCTCCTTCCCCAGGAGAACTACATAATTCTCCTCCCCtaactccctccaccccccaaaaatacCAACCTCTGGTGTGTGTTACTCATTAGCCACACTTTATATAAAAGCTCACTTCAATATCATGTTCCATTAATTAAGAAACTCAGTCTTGTTGCCTGTTTTCAAAGATgtaaaaactgaggcagagagtgtaAATACTATGTTCCTGTCTAATAATACAAAGAGACATAATGTCTCTGAAAGTGACCACGCTTTATGACATGTAGCTATAAAATATCAGAAGCAGGAGAGTGAACAGGTACTAAGTCCAAAGCCAGGCTGAAAAGACAGGATCACTATGAATTCTAagaattattagttaaatcaGAGTTTCTAGTAACAGTGAGCCTCAAAGAAGCTcatagaacgaggagtacttgtggcaccttagagactaacaaatttatttggggataAACTCATGTCACTAGCGCTACACTGAAgtttggccctgatccagcaaagcatgtgcTTACCTGTAAAGATGAGAGTATTCCCATAGATTTCAATACTCTcccctgcttaaagttaagcatataccttataacttttagcccagtggttagatcTCTTGCCTGGCACctggaccattcaaggtagagtggcctgttaacatctctgcagtcataggactaAAAGAGGGGATTCGTGaattatagattgttgtaatgcaGTGTGTTGACTGGTCCCGggcaatatgtgctaactacttatgctaaacaatctattccacttTGCATTTTGCTTAATGCTGGGAGTACCTTGTCAAGAGAAGTACTGTATGGCTCGAAACCTTACATCtgacaccaacagaagttgctccagttaaacatattacctcaccaatcttgtctctgtaatatcctggaacGAACACAACTTCAGCTTCACTGCATAATGCTTGACATTGCATTTTCACCTATCTGCAGGAGAAAAATTATAGAGGCATATTGTGCCATCATTTCTCAGTCAATGGGAAACACTGTTTATAAATTGAGGGTGTGATAATTTCCAAATGATATGATTCTAAATTCTAGTTTTATCACCTGAGTTTTCTTTTGTTGCAATATAAGAATTTTCCTTCTCCCTAATAGTGAAGTATTCTCACAGTAATAAGAGAAACAGTGACAGAAAGGAACAATGTAGCAGTATCATCATTTTATCATACTTA
This sequence is a window from Eretmochelys imbricata isolate rEreImb1 chromosome 13, rEreImb1.hap1, whole genome shotgun sequence. Protein-coding genes within it:
- the EDN3 gene encoding endothelin-3; translation: MELGFWLLFGLTVTSSAGFSLPVPRPRPLSESGRGPRSPAPRERVGAESPGRAAAGGLLAGGEAGTGRGGKADGPGAPRRRAKRCTCYTYKDKECVYYCHLDIIWINTPERTVPYGLSNYRGSFRGKRSTGQLCESTEYLDWSLSRCSCLDIHDKQCMLFCTRTQDSRCNQGSLKKTAEKEQRRENEHALIH